The following coding sequences lie in one Gammaproteobacteria bacterium genomic window:
- a CDS encoding phospho-N-acetylmuramoyl-pentapeptide-transferase encodes MLLSLFEYLGQFHDGFFVFQYITLRGIFGVLTALVISFVVGPPMIRRLTEYKIGQAIRADGPQTHLSKSGTPTMGGALILVAVTISALLWSDLTNRYVWVVMAVTLAFGLLGGIDDYRKLVLGDSRGMPASVKYFWQSVIAVCAATFLYFSAQSPVETELIVPFFKSVIIDLGAWFIPLTYLVIVGASNAVNLTDGLDGLAILPSVLVAGALGIFAYASGHANFSEYLQIPAVEGAGELTIFCGAMVGAGLGFLWFNAYPAQVFMGDVGALALGAALGIIAVLVRQELVLLIMGGVFVMETVSVMLQVASFKLTGRRIFRMAPLHHHFELRGWPEPRVIVRFWIMTVILVLIGLATLKIR; translated from the coding sequence ATGCTGCTTAGCCTGTTCGAGTACCTGGGCCAGTTTCATGACGGTTTTTTCGTTTTTCAATACATTACCCTGCGTGGCATCTTCGGCGTGCTGACAGCGCTGGTCATCTCGTTCGTGGTGGGACCACCCATGATCCGCCGCCTGACCGAGTACAAGATCGGGCAGGCGATACGCGCCGATGGCCCACAGACGCATCTGTCCAAATCCGGTACGCCGACTATGGGCGGCGCACTGATTCTGGTGGCTGTGACCATCAGCGCGTTGCTGTGGAGCGATCTCACCAACCGATATGTGTGGGTGGTCATGGCCGTGACCCTGGCGTTCGGGCTGCTCGGCGGCATCGACGATTACCGCAAGCTGGTGCTGGGCGACAGCCGCGGCATGCCGGCGAGTGTCAAGTACTTCTGGCAATCGGTGATTGCGGTTTGCGCCGCCACTTTCCTGTACTTCAGCGCGCAGTCGCCGGTGGAGACGGAACTGATCGTACCGTTTTTCAAAAGCGTGATTATCGATCTGGGCGCCTGGTTTATCCCGCTGACGTATCTGGTGATCGTTGGCGCCAGCAACGCGGTGAATCTGACCGACGGTCTGGACGGGCTGGCGATTCTGCCTAGCGTGCTGGTGGCGGGCGCGCTGGGCATCTTCGCCTACGCCAGTGGTCACGCGAACTTTTCCGAGTATCTGCAGATCCCGGCGGTCGAGGGCGCCGGGGAGTTGACCATATTCTGCGGCGCAATGGTCGGCGCAGGGCTGGGTTTTTTATGGTTCAACGCCTATCCCGCGCAAGTATTCATGGGCGACGTGGGGGCGCTGGCGCTGGGCGCGGCCTTAGGCATCATCGCCGTCCTGGTCCGGCAGGAACTGGTGCTCTTGATCATGGGCGGCGTGTTCGTGATGGAAACCGTGTCGGTAATGTTGCAGGTGGCGAGCTTCAAGCTGACCGGCCGGCGCATCTTCCGCATGGCGCCGCTGCACCATCATTTCGAGTTGCGCGGGTGGCCGGAGCCGCGCGTGATCGTGCGCTTCTGGATCATGACTGTGATCCTGGTGCTGATCGGTCTCGCGACCCTGAAGATCCGTTGA
- a CDS encoding UDP-N-acetylmuramoyl-L-alanine--D-glutamate ligase has translation MVVSPLKKTLIIGLGATGLSVARHLAALGLPFQVADTRVAPPGLARLREIAPKAKVHLGALNPELISQMSRVVLSPGVSLLDPALRQALASGLEVIGDIELFAREANAPVAAITGSNGKSTVTTLLTAMARDAGRLVRAGGNLGTPALDLIETPGPDLYALELSSFQLETAQSLRPAAAAVLNVSADHMDRYTGLHDYAAAKARVYERAQVCVVNRGDAAVMSMVRDNCVTVSFGLDAPPAENSAAENYGLRVADGRAWLFRGATRLLAEDELRINGRHNTSNALAALALGDALGFAHEAMCHTLKFFTGLPHRMQWVAQSHGVTWYNDSKGTNVGATVAGLGGLPGPVVLIAGGDGKGANFAPLRPAVKTRVRALILLGRDAGRIADALAGAAPVMMVDDMEAAVAHAATLARPGDQILLSPACASFDMYGSYTERGEHFMSAVRRLFP, from the coding sequence ATGGTTGTCAGCCCCCTCAAGAAAACGCTGATTATCGGTCTGGGCGCCACCGGTCTGTCGGTCGCGCGTCATCTGGCAGCTCTTGGTCTGCCCTTCCAGGTCGCGGACACTCGAGTCGCGCCCCCGGGACTGGCACGGCTGCGTGAGATCGCGCCAAAGGCCAAGGTTCATCTGGGCGCCCTCAATCCCGAACTGATCAGCCAGATGTCTAGAGTGGTGCTGAGTCCCGGGGTGTCATTGCTTGACCCGGCACTGCGCCAAGCGCTCGCATCCGGTCTTGAAGTCATCGGCGATATCGAGCTGTTCGCGCGTGAGGCTAACGCGCCCGTGGCCGCTATAACCGGCTCGAACGGCAAGAGCACGGTAACTACCCTGCTGACCGCGATGGCGCGCGACGCCGGCCGTCTGGTGCGCGCCGGCGGCAACCTCGGCACACCTGCGCTGGATCTAATCGAAACCCCGGGCCCCGACCTGTACGCGCTGGAACTGTCCAGCTTTCAGCTGGAAACGGCGCAGAGTCTGCGCCCGGCTGCGGCCGCGGTTCTGAATGTAAGCGCCGATCACATGGATCGCTACACCGGCCTGCATGATTACGCGGCCGCCAAGGCGCGTGTCTACGAGCGGGCACAGGTGTGCGTGGTCAATCGTGGCGACGCCGCCGTGATGTCGATGGTGCGCGACAATTGCGTCACCGTCAGTTTCGGTCTGGATGCCCCGCCTGCGGAAAACTCCGCCGCGGAAAATTACGGACTGCGCGTCGCTGACGGCCGCGCCTGGCTGTTCCGGGGCGCGACACGGTTGCTGGCGGAAGACGAACTGCGCATAAACGGTCGCCACAACACCAGCAACGCGCTCGCCGCGCTGGCGCTGGGCGACGCGCTGGGCTTCGCGCACGAGGCGATGTGCCATACGCTAAAATTCTTCACCGGCCTGCCGCACCGCATGCAGTGGGTGGCGCAGAGTCACGGCGTTACCTGGTACAACGATTCCAAGGGCACGAATGTCGGCGCCACGGTGGCGGGGCTCGGCGGGCTTCCCGGACCAGTGGTGTTGATTGCCGGCGGCGACGGCAAGGGCGCCAACTTCGCGCCCCTGCGCCCGGCGGTCAAGACCCGCGTGCGCGCGCTGATACTGCTGGGTCGCGATGCCGGACGCATCGCCGACGCGCTCGCGGGCGCCGCGCCAGTGATGATGGTGGACGACATGGAGGCCGCGGTCGCACACGCCGCAACGCTCGCGCGACCGGGAGATCAGATATTGCTGTCGCCGGCGTGCGCGAGTTTCGATATGTACGGCAGCTACACCGAGCGCGGCGAGCATTTCATGAGCGCCGTGCGCAGGCTGTTCCCGTGA
- the ftsW gene encoding putative lipid II flippase FtsW has product MSAVPQASRERTILPARVRQRIDVNLIIYAALLLGVGLVMVSSASLGIADSLTGDPLYYFKRQLIFIMIGLVAMAAMYGVRLEWWRNASQPGLIAVVFLLALVLIPGAGKTVNGSSRWLAFGGFSLQVSELAKLFVIVYLAAYIDRHAMGLRTGVRAVLPPLAVLGVIGVLLLLEPDYGAAAVLLATSLGMLFLGGVRLWQCALLLTGAGVTLSTLAMSSPYRLERITAFVNPWADPYDTGFQLTQSLIAIGSGSWWGVGLGDSIQKLFYLPEAHTDFLFAVVAEELGLAGMAGVIALYSLLVWRSFTLGRTAERCGQGFAASVSYGIGMWLGLQAFINMGVNLGILPTKGLTLPLMSAGGSSIVVVCVALGLLLRVHCESCDVAAEQTS; this is encoded by the coding sequence GTGAGCGCTGTGCCGCAGGCATCGAGAGAACGGACGATTCTGCCGGCGCGTGTGCGTCAGCGGATCGATGTCAATCTGATCATATACGCCGCCTTGTTGCTGGGCGTTGGCCTGGTGATGGTTTCTTCCGCATCGCTTGGGATCGCAGACAGTCTGACCGGGGATCCGCTCTATTATTTCAAACGCCAGCTGATTTTCATCATGATTGGCCTGGTCGCGATGGCCGCAATGTATGGGGTGCGCCTCGAATGGTGGCGCAATGCCAGTCAGCCTGGGCTGATCGCGGTGGTTTTTCTGCTGGCGCTGGTGCTGATTCCGGGTGCGGGCAAGACGGTCAACGGCAGCAGCCGCTGGCTTGCGTTCGGAGGATTCAGTCTGCAGGTCTCCGAACTCGCCAAGCTGTTCGTCATCGTCTATCTGGCGGCCTACATCGACCGGCACGCCATGGGCCTGCGCACCGGCGTGCGGGCGGTCCTCCCGCCGCTGGCGGTACTCGGCGTCATCGGTGTCCTGTTATTGTTGGAACCCGACTACGGGGCGGCGGCGGTGCTGCTTGCCACCAGCCTCGGCATGCTGTTTCTCGGGGGTGTGCGGCTTTGGCAGTGCGCGTTGCTGCTGACCGGCGCCGGCGTGACCTTAAGCACGCTGGCGATGTCGTCGCCTTACCGGCTGGAGCGCATTACGGCGTTCGTGAATCCCTGGGCCGACCCATACGACACCGGCTTTCAGCTCACTCAGTCCCTGATCGCGATCGGCAGCGGTTCGTGGTGGGGCGTCGGACTCGGTGACAGTATCCAGAAGCTGTTTTACCTGCCGGAGGCACACACCGATTTTCTGTTCGCGGTGGTGGCCGAGGAGCTGGGTCTGGCCGGTATGGCCGGGGTAATCGCGCTGTACAGTCTCCTGGTATGGCGATCCTTTACCCTGGGGCGCACGGCGGAACGCTGCGGACAGGGGTTTGCGGCCAGTGTCAGCTACGGTATCGGCATGTGGCTGGGTCTGCAGGCCTTCATCAACATGGGCGTTAACTTAGGCATCCTGCCGACCAAGGGGCTGACTTTGCCGCTGATGAGCGCTGGCGGCAGCAGTATCGTGGTGGTGTGCGTGGCGCTGGGGCTGCTGCTGCGCGTGCATTGCGAATCCTGCGATGTGGCGGCGGAGCAAACGTCGTGA